Proteins found in one Quercus robur chromosome 2, dhQueRobu3.1, whole genome shotgun sequence genomic segment:
- the LOC126697589 gene encoding uncharacterized protein LOC126697589 → MWGTDPQWKWVLEMKDSNIKEVFKKAFSEKNDVELMTYTGWAIWNRRNQIRFNEASCPLNQILALSKERKAEFQRLHLAAVTPQHRNHTRWKPPETGACKVNYDGAVFSQQGRAGLGVIIGNSDGAVMASMVQQIPLPTTVAQVEALVARRAVEFALEIGITKAIVEGDSETIVRELKEPTLSMALHGHLIQDVKCLSSSFVSLSFTHVRRQGNNATHALAKWAIKEPNLSVWMEDVPPDIRQIVMADSATV, encoded by the coding sequence ATGTGGGGTACAGATCCTCAATGGAAGTGGGTTCTAGAGATGAAAGATAGTAAtatcaaagaagttttcaaGAAGGCCTTTTCCGAAAAGAATGACGTTGAGCTCATGACATACACAGGATGGGCAATTTGGAATCGGCGCAACCAAATTCGCTTCAATGAAGCTTCTTGTCCTCTGAACCAGATACTAGCTTTGTCGAAGGAAAGGAAAGCGGAGTTTCAACGCCTCCATCTAGCAGCAGTAACACCACAGCACCGGAACCACACCAGGTGGAAGCCACCGGAAACAGGAGCTTGTAAGGTGAACTATGACGGGGCTGTGTTTAGCCAACAGGGGAGAGCTGGTCTTGGCGTCATCATCGGGAACAGTGATGGAGCAGTTATGGCATCCATGGTACAACAAATCCCACTCCCTACAACAGTTGCCCAAGTCGAAGCTCTTGTAGCACGGAGAGCCGTTGAATTCGCTTTGGAAATTGGGATCACAAAAGCAATAGTGGAGGGTGATTCAGAGACCATTGTCAGAGAACTTAAGGAACCAACTCTTTCCATGGCACTGCATGGCCATTTGATTCAGGATGTTAAATGTTTATCTAGCTCTTTTGTTTCCCTTAGTTTTACGCATGTACGACGCCAAGGTAATAATGCTACACATGCACTGGCAAAATGGGCAATTAAGGAGCCCAATTTAAGTgtctggatggaagatgtaccaCCAGATATTCGCCAAATTGTAATGGCTGATTCAGCCACCGTTTAA
- the LOC126697596 gene encoding uncharacterized protein LOC126697596, translating to MDEVNSTESSQEVSNAESPLWQYVTKVEKPAGASVKSGGNTYFKCNYCDIVFMGSYSRVKAHLLQISGKGIRACRNVSKSHRLEMQRMHDQVEANKLEQEQRSQIPLPPPPPPPGRGIPISPFRRQEGSDSSHSTNPVDAKRRKVTMNTTLEKAFQNNARHDLDSRIARMFYTGGLPFNFARNPHYRSSYAFAATHSIPGYLPPGYNALRTTLLQKERAHVERLLKPIKDSWLENGVSIVSDGWSDPQRRPLINVMAVSDGGPVFIKAIDGSGEFKDKHYIAGVLKDAIKEIGHEKVVQVITDNANVMKAAGALIEGEYPKIFWTPCVVHTLNLALKNICAAKNTEKNEVTYEECSWITRVADDASFIRVFIMNHSMSC from the exons ATGGACGAAGTTAATAGCACAGAAAGTTCACAAGAAGTGTCAAATGCTGAATCTCCTCTTTGGCAGTATGTTACTAAAGTAGAAAAACCGGCTGGTGCATCTGTTAAATCTGGTGGAAACACATATTTTAAGTGCAACTATTGTGATATAGTTTTTATGGGATCCTATTCTAGGGTTAAGGctcatttattacaaatttcCGGCAAAGGTATTAGAGCATGCCGTAATGTGTCAAAGAGCCATAGGTTGGAAATGCAGCGAATGCATGATCAAGTTGAGGCTAATAAGTTAGAGCAAGAACAGAGAAGTCAAATTCCCTTACCCCCACCTCCACCTCCCCCAGGCCGTGGGATACCTATTTCCCCATTTCGGAGACAAGAAGGGAGTGATAGTAGTCATAGTACAAATCCGGTTGATGCTAAGAGGAGGAAGGTGACTATGAATACTACTTTGGAGAAAGCATTTCAGAATAATGCTAGACATGATTTAGATAGTAGAATTGCTAGGATGTTTTACACCGGTGGGCTTCCGTTTAACTTTGCAAGGAACCCACATTATCGTAGTTCCTATGCATTTGCTGCTACTCATAGCATTCCGGGTTATCTTCCTCCTGGATATAATGCTTTGAGAACAACACTTTTGCAAAAGGAAAGAGCCCATGTTGAAAGACTCTTGAAACCAATTAAGGACTCTTGGCTTGAAAATGGTGTAAGTATAGTTTCTGATGGATGGTCAGATCCACAAAGGAGGCCTCTTATTAATGTTATGGCTGTATCAGATGGGGGTCCAGTATTTATAAAGGCAATTGATGGGTCAGGTGAGTTCAAAGATAAGCATTACATTGCTGGGGTGTTGAAGGATGCTATAAAAGAGATTGGGCATGAAAAAGTTGTCCAAGTCATCACTGataatgcaaatgtgatgaAGGCTGCTGGAGCTCTTATTGAGGGTGAgtatcctaaaatattttggacaccTTGTGTTGTCCACACTCTCAATCTAgctttgaagaatatttgtgCAGCAAAAAATACTGAAAAGAATGAAGTTACATATGAGGAATGTAGTTGGATTACACGTGTTGCTGATGATGCATCCTTCATACGTGTTTTTATCATGAACCATTCTATGAG TTGCTGA
- the LOC126713353 gene encoding uncharacterized protein LOC126713353 — MAISDQWASYREDDVGKAQKVKDMILSDLWWDNIDYILEFTAPIYDMLRIADTDKPCLHLVYEMWDSMIEKVKAVIYRHEGLEDDQYSSFWVVVYDILIDRWTKNSTPLHCLAHSLNPKYYSIEWISENPKRIPPHRDHEISMERSKCLERYFEDENDLTVVKYEFAKFSGGRFPSPSALTDRWTLLPLVWWQYHGSAFPTLQTLALKLLGQPCSSSCAERNWSTYKFIHSLKRNKMAPARAEDLVYVHSNLRLLSRRNEEYIHTATKMWDIAGDSWNESDMHGGAGILENAALTLDEPELEAIVIGNVNTSATTSESEVRSEAIDLEDDDICV; from the exons ATGGCTATTAGTGACCAATGGGCTTCTTATAGGGAGGATGACGTTGGAAAAGCTCAAAAGGTGAAAGATATGATTCTAAGTGATCTTTGGTGGGATAATATTGATTATATCCTTGAATTCACGGCACCCATTTATGATATGCTACGAATAGCCGACACAGATAAGCCTTGTCTTCATCTTGTGTATgagatgtgggattccatgatAGAGAAGGTGAAAGCAGTGATATATCGGCATGAAGGCTTGGAAGATGATCAATATAGCTCATTTTGGGTTGTGGTGTATGATATACTCATTGATCGGTGGACTAAAAATTCTACACCACTACATTGCTTGGCTCATTCCTTAAATCCTAA GTATTATTCCATTGAATGGATTTCGGAGAATCCAAAACGCATCCCTCCACATCGGGATCATGAAATTTCTATGGAAAGAAGCAAGTGTTTGGAGCGATACTTTGAAGATGAGAATGACTTAACGGTGGTGAAGTATGAGTTTGCTAAATTTTCAGGAGGGAGGTTTCCTTCACCAAGTGCCTTGACGGATAGGTGGACCTTACTACCGTTGGTTTGGTGGCAATACCATGGCTCCGCATTTCCAACTCTTCAAACCCTTGCCCTTAAACTTCTTGGACAACCTTGCTCATCCTCATGTGCTGAGAGAAATTGGAGCACgtacaaattcattcattccttaaaaagaaacaaaatggctcCTGCACGCGCTGAGGATTTGGTATATGTGCATTCTAATCTTCGACTCTTGTCAAGGCGCAATGAAGAGTACATACATACCGCAACAAAGATGTGGGATATTGCGGGAGACTCTTGGAATGAGAGCGACATGCATGGAGGAGCTGGAATTCTTGAGAATGCAGCTCTTACACTTGATGAGCCAGAGTTGGAGGCTATAGTTATTGGGAATGTTAACACTAGTGCTACTACTAGTGAAAGTGAAGTTCGAAGTGAAGCTATTGATCTTGAGGATGAtgatatttgtgtttga